The Pseudoalteromonas ulvae UL12 genome contains the following window.
AGGTTTTGGAGAGTCCATGGCCAAGCTCGAATGGTGGCAAGGTGCCGTTATTTATCAAATCTACCCACGTAGCTTTCAAGATTCAAATCAAGATGGAATTGGCGATATCCCTGGGATCATTGCTCGCCTTGATTACATCAAAAGCTTGGCGGTCGATGCAATTTGGATTTCGCCTTTTTTCAAATCTCCAATGAAAGACTTTGGGTATGACATCAGTGACTATCGTGATATTGACCCACTGTTTGGCACATTAGCAGACTTTGATGAGTTGATTGCACAAGCCCATAAGCGCGACATCAAGATTATTATCGACCAAGTGCTGAGCCACACCTCTGATCAACATGCTTGGTTTAGCGAAAGCCGCGAAAACACTTCTAATGATAAAGCAGACTGGTATGTCTGGGCCGATGCAAAAGACGATGGCACAGCACCTAATAATTGGTTATCTATTTTTGGTGGGCCAGCTTGGCAGTGGGAACCACGTCGCAAGCAATATTACTTGCATAACTTTTTAACCGAACAACCGGATCTGAATTTCCATAATCCAGAGGTGCGCCAAGCTGTCCTCGACAATGTTGAGTTTTGGCTCAAACGCGGCGTAGATGGATTTAGACTGGATGCAATTAATTTTTGTTATCACGATGCCGAGTTGCGAGATAATCCAGCAAAACCAGTTGATAAACGCCAAGGCCGTGGCTTTAGCGAAGATAACCCTTACGCATTTCAGTACCATTATTACAACAATACGCAGCCCGAAAATCTGGTATTTATGAAAGCGATCAGAGCCTTGCTCGACCAATACCCAGGCACAGTGTCACTCGGTGAAATTTCATCTGAAGATTCTTTAGCGACTATGGCCGAATACACCCAAGGTGGCGATAAACTGCATATGGGTTACAGCTTTGAATTACTCACTAGCGATTACAGTGCGCGTTATATTCGAGAAACAGTCCAAGGGCTCGAATCTCAAATGACCGAAGGCTGGCCATGTTGGGCCTTTAGCAACCACGATGTCACACGTGTAGCTAGTCGTTGGGCGCAAGCGTCAGGCCAAAGCAACCAACAAGTGAAAATGCTCACGGCATTACTGGCCTCATTGCGTGGCAGCGTCTGCATGTATCAAGGCGAAGAGCTTGGCTTAACAGAAGCCG
Protein-coding sequences here:
- a CDS encoding alpha-glucosidase family protein — translated: MAKLEWWQGAVIYQIYPRSFQDSNQDGIGDIPGIIARLDYIKSLAVDAIWISPFFKSPMKDFGYDISDYRDIDPLFGTLADFDELIAQAHKRDIKIIIDQVLSHTSDQHAWFSESRENTSNDKADWYVWADAKDDGTAPNNWLSIFGGPAWQWEPRRKQYYLHNFLTEQPDLNFHNPEVRQAVLDNVEFWLKRGVDGFRLDAINFCYHDAELRDNPAKPVDKRQGRGFSEDNPYAFQYHYYNNTQPENLVFMKAIRALLDQYPGTVSLGEISSEDSLATMAEYTQGGDKLHMGYSFELLTSDYSARYIRETVQGLESQMTEGWPCWAFSNHDVTRVASRWAQASGQSNQQVKMLTALLASLRGSVCMYQGEELGLTEADVAFEDLQDPYGITFWPNFKGRDGCRTPHPWDESLEHAGFSTNKPWLPIADAHQKQAVSQQEADQTSCLNAYREFLNWRKHSPALQVGDITFIETAEPVLAFWRSYQEETVLCCFNLGNHSASMPLDDTHLTELAQISHHSGQVVDQQLNLPAFGCFFAKKHS